Proteins encoded within one genomic window of Amycolatopsis sp. 2-15:
- a CDS encoding LCP family protein, whose product MPDHGPDFADLPAAEPPGRHGTSTPPEPANGRPRGRTPGPTGAAPLPPAERPARPNGQRPGPNGMPGAGGVAAPNGNPGPNGMPPANGMPRPGGPAGPNGKPGPNGKPSSQTGTNGVPGPNGAAGPNGKPGSNGKPGPRPGTNGMTGANDVPNAVGPAGSRGKTAPDGTSGPHGVPGAAGPNGKAGPNGMPTANGMPRPGRPAGANGKAGPNGKAGPSGMPGPGGMPGPDGSAGATGKPGHHTGPNGNPAGNSMPGAGGAAGPNGKAGLNGKAAPNGMPGPGGMPGPDGLASANGKTGPNGMSGPHGVPAADGAAGLNGKAGANGKRRPQAGANGRPGPNDAANGKPGVPGKSGVPGKSSVPGADQGLAADGFNENDPSTEADQNNQATPGAERTQLTSPVGERTQLTPPVNGKRPPRQRRPPARPAGVPARSELDPLTMTDEMEAIDEATQYRRKIDHTLARFSAAHDEMLAEEDKRRERMARLTARPVALFEQTRTALQRVVAPTGMMKAVPAEEPEDAEENPEERAPQTRLQEKKQRHNERTIRIGRVVLIVLAVLVFLGTGVAWGAVNWFDAKFTQVSALDENSSDIRNADAQANDENFLMVGSDSRDGASAEEGVGTAESNPGARSDTVMVAHVPADRKRVVVVSFPRDLEINRPDCNRWDPSKSATTDEVVSGQSIAKLNTAYAVGGPQCVTKVIQKITGLRINHFVGIDFNGFKDMVDAVHGVTINNEKPIDDEVLGKVLLETGDVSISGDQALNYVRARHVKGDPTSDYGRIKRQQAFIGALLKKVMSSDVVLDPGKLSAFITAFAKATFGDNLGVQQMMTLAQSMRGVDPSKINFMTVPTTGTANKRGNEVLVQSRTDSLFDALRENTPLPGEKTATAANAGSSAKIDGKGTEG is encoded by the coding sequence GTGCCCGACCACGGCCCGGACTTCGCCGACCTCCCGGCCGCCGAACCCCCCGGCCGCCACGGCACTTCGACGCCGCCCGAGCCCGCGAACGGCCGCCCCCGCGGCCGCACCCCCGGCCCGACGGGCGCCGCCCCCCTACCCCCGGCCGAACGCCCCGCCCGCCCCAACGGCCAGCGCCCCGGCCCGAACGGTATGCCCGGCGCGGGCGGCGTTGCCGCCCCGAATGGCAACCCGGGCCCGAACGGCATGCCTCCCGCCAACGGCATGCCGCGTCCCGGCGGCCCTGCCGGTCCGAATGGCAAGCCAGGCCCCAATGGCAAGCCCAGCTCCCAGACCGGCACGAATGGCGTGCCGGGCCCGAACGGTGCTGCCGGACCCAATGGCAAGCCCGGCTCCAATGGCAAGCCCGGCCCGCGACCCGGCACCAATGGCATGACCGGCGCGAACGACGTGCCAAACGCAGTTGGCCCTGCCGGCTCCCGTGGCAAGACCGCGCCGGATGGCACGTCCGGCCCCCATGGCGTGCCAGGAGCGGCCGGACCCAATGGCAAGGCAGGCCCGAATGGCATGCCGACGGCCAACGGCATGCCGCGCCCCGGCCGCCCTGCCGGGGCGAATGGCAAGGCCGGGCCGAATGGCAAGGCTGGTCCCAGCGGCATGCCAGGTCCCGGTGGGATGCCGGGGCCGGACGGCTCTGCCGGAGCAACGGGCAAACCGGGGCATCACACCGGGCCGAATGGCAACCCCGCGGGCAACAGCATGCCGGGGGCCGGCGGCGCTGCCGGGCCGAACGGCAAGGCGGGTCTCAACGGCAAGGCTGCACCGAATGGCATGCCAGGCCCCGGTGGGATGCCGGGACCGGATGGTCTTGCCAGTGCGAATGGCAAGACGGGGCCGAATGGCATGTCCGGGCCGCACGGTGTGCCGGCGGCCGATGGTGCTGCCGGGCTGAACGGCAAGGCCGGGGCGAATGGCAAGCGGCGGCCCCAAGCCGGCGCGAACGGCCGGCCCGGGCCGAACGACGCCGCCAATGGCAAGCCCGGCGTGCCCGGCAAGTCCGGCGTGCCCGGCAAGTCCAGCGTGCCCGGGGCAGACCAAGGCCTCGCGGCCGACGGCTTCAACGAGAACGACCCAAGCACCGAAGCCGACCAGAACAATCAAGCCACCCCGGGAGCCGAGCGCACTCAGCTCACCTCCCCCGTGGGTGAGCGCACCCAGCTCACCCCGCCCGTCAACGGCAAGCGCCCTCCTCGCCAGCGTCGCCCGCCCGCGCGGCCCGCAGGGGTGCCGGCGCGGTCGGAGCTCGATCCGTTGACCATGACGGACGAGATGGAGGCGATCGACGAGGCCACGCAGTACCGCCGGAAGATCGACCACACCCTCGCGCGTTTCTCGGCCGCCCACGACGAGATGCTGGCGGAGGAGGACAAGCGGCGCGAGCGGATGGCGCGGCTGACCGCGCGGCCCGTCGCGTTGTTCGAGCAGACGCGCACCGCTCTACAGCGCGTGGTGGCGCCCACGGGGATGATGAAGGCGGTCCCCGCCGAGGAACCCGAGGACGCCGAAGAGAACCCCGAAGAGCGCGCCCCGCAAACACGGCTGCAGGAAAAGAAGCAGCGCCACAACGAGCGAACCATCCGCATCGGCCGGGTCGTGCTCATCGTGCTGGCCGTGCTGGTGTTCCTGGGCACGGGTGTGGCCTGGGGGGCGGTGAACTGGTTCGACGCCAAGTTCACCCAGGTGTCCGCGCTCGACGAGAACTCCTCCGACATCCGCAACGCCGACGCCCAGGCCAACGACGAGAACTTCCTCATGGTCGGCTCCGACAGCCGCGACGGCGCCTCCGCGGAGGAAGGCGTCGGCACCGCCGAGAGCAACCCCGGCGCCCGCTCGGACACCGTGATGGTCGCCCACGTGCCGGCCGACCGGAAGCGCGTGGTCGTGGTCTCGTTCCCGCGCGACCTCGAGATCAACCGGCCCGACTGCAACCGCTGGGACCCCTCGAAGTCCGCCACCACGGACGAGGTCGTGTCGGGCCAGAGCATCGCGAAGCTCAACACCGCGTACGCCGTGGGCGGCCCGCAGTGCGTCACGAAGGTGATCCAGAAAATCACCGGCCTGCGCATCAACCACTTCGTGGGCATCGACTTCAACGGCTTCAAGGACATGGTCGACGCGGTCCACGGCGTCACCATCAACAACGAGAAGCCGATCGACGACGAGGTGCTCGGCAAGGTCCTGCTGGAGACCGGCGACGTCAGCATCTCCGGCGACCAGGCCCTCAACTACGTGCGCGCCCGCCACGTGAAGGGCGACCCGACGTCCGACTACGGCCGCATCAAGCGGCAGCAAGCGTTCATCGGGGCGCTGCTGAAGAAGGTCATGTCGTCCGACGTCGTCCTCGACCCGGGCAAGCTGTCCGCCTTCATCACGGCGTTCGCGAAGGCCACCTTCGGCGACAACCTCGGTGTGCAGCAGATGATGACGCTCGCCCAGTCGATGCGCGGCGTGGACCCGTCCAAGATCAACTTTATGACCGTGCCCACCACCGGCACCGCCAACAAGCGCGGCAACGAGGTACTCGTGCAGTCCAGAACAGACTCGCTGTTCGACGCCCTGCGCGAGAACACCCCGCTCCCCGGCGAAAAGACCGCCACCGCCGCCAATGCGGGCAGCTCAGCCAAGATCGACGGCAAGGGCACCGAAGGCTGA
- a CDS encoding GGDEF domain-containing protein, which produces MAEVGVAAEDELTAGAPAPDLLSLHETIAGMFAKQGDWRRAYEHLRSALDIARAGSLRDTLTSSYNRRYLDQRLPGLPAARGLAVALIDLDRFKHVNDTYGHLLGDRVLCRVADLLQEELPPDGFCARYGGEEFALVLPGVDAPRAVRIVEAARTRVARHPWSELQPGLRVTISAGLAHASAGPVSAQRQLLRADNLLYAAKRAGRNKVAYHDRETTHVITHSE; this is translated from the coding sequence GTGGCGGAGGTGGGTGTGGCGGCCGAGGACGAGCTCACGGCGGGTGCACCCGCTCCCGATCTGCTGAGCCTGCACGAGACCATCGCCGGCATGTTCGCCAAGCAGGGCGACTGGCGCCGGGCCTACGAGCACCTGCGGTCCGCGCTCGACATCGCGCGGGCCGGCAGCCTCCGGGACACGCTGACGTCGAGCTACAACCGCCGTTACCTCGACCAGCGGCTGCCCGGGCTGCCGGCCGCGCGCGGGCTCGCCGTCGCGCTGATCGACCTCGACCGGTTCAAGCACGTGAACGACACGTACGGTCACCTCCTCGGCGATCGCGTGCTGTGCCGCGTTGCCGACCTGCTGCAGGAAGAGCTGCCGCCCGACGGGTTCTGCGCCCGCTACGGCGGTGAGGAGTTCGCGCTCGTGCTGCCGGGCGTCGACGCGCCGAGGGCCGTGCGGATCGTCGAGGCCGCCCGCACGCGCGTCGCCCGTCACCCCTGGTCAGAACTTCAGCCCGGCTTGAGAGTCACCATCAGCGCGGGCCTGGCGCACGCTTCCGCCGGCCCGGTGTCCGCCCAGCGGCAACTCCTGCGCGCGGACAACCTCCTGTACGCGGCGAAACGCGCGGGGCGCAACAAAGTCGCCTATCACGACCGCGAAACGACGCACGTCATTACCCACTCTGAGTAA